The segment GCAGGGCAGAGCGATCCGCTGGGAGCGTTCCGGTAGGCATGACCGTCCGTATCATCCCTGCCACCCTGCGCGACCTCAGCTACATCGCCGCCAACCTGCGCCCCGAGGACCGGACGGAGATCGACTGCCAGTTCGACGAATGGTCGCCGGCGCTGCTGGCGCTGACGGCGCTGCAGGGGTTTGCTTACGTCGCCGAGCTGAACGGCAATCCGGAAGCCGGCTTTGGCGCCGCCGAACAGCGCGGAGGCTTGTGGATCGCCTGGAGCTGGGGGACGCGCCGCATGAAGCGCTGCGTGCCTGGCATTACCGAGTTCTTTCGCGGCGTGCTCGGTCCGCAGGTTGCCGCGCACGGCGCCTGGCGGGTCGAAGCGCGGGCGCTGGCCACGAATGAATTGGCGCTGCGCTGGCTTGGTCGGCTCGGCGCCACGCAACGCTGCCTTCTGCCGGGCTATGGCAAGAACGGCGAAGATTTTTTGCTCTACGACTGGACAAGGAAAAGCTGGAACCATGTGCCTTTTTCAAAAGCCGCCGCCGCTGAAGCCGCTGCCACCGACACCGACCATTGCCGACAAGGAGGTGCAGGCGCGCGAAGCCGCACTCAGGGCTGAGCTCGAGCAGCGCCAGGGAACCGCCGGAACGGTGAAGACCGATCTGTCGCCGAGCGAGCTCGCCGGCCGGCGCCGGGTGCTGCTGGGGGTGTGATTTGGCAACAAGGGCAGTGCCAAGCACACCCCCCTCTGTCCTGCCGGACATCTCCCCCTCAAGGGGGGAGATTGGATGTCACTTCGGCTTTCGCCAACCACCAACGCTGGAAGGCTAGCGAAACGTCGAAGCTACCAATCTCCCCCCTTGTGGGGGAGATGTCCGGCAGGACAGAGGGGGGTCGGCGCGACCGGACGCGGCCTCCTGCGGCAGATCAAAGTTGGCGCTTTACGCGCGGCGACCCCCTCTGTCGCCTTCGGCGACATCTCCCCCTCAAGGGGGGAGATTACATTTTGCGCGCGAACGCCCACACCATCAGCGGATATTCCTCGTCGTTGCTGAGATCGCGCCATAGGCCGTAGGCGCGCACCGGGCCGCCGATATGGGCCTTGGCGCAGGCTCTGTTGCCCCAGCCGAACACTTCTATCGCGGATTCCGGGAAGCCGCCTTCGACCATCACCTGCCTCAGGCCGGCGGGAGTCCAGCGGTTGTAGTCGTGCGGCCTGGCATGCACCCTGAACAGGAATGGCGTCGCCACCATCGCCCAGCCGCCCGGCCGGGTAATGGCGTGGATATTCTGTGCCGCGGCAAACGGGCGCTGCACATGCTCCAGCACCTGGTCGGCGATGACGACGGAATATTGCCGGTCGGTGCGGTCCTTGCAGATGTCGAAGTCGGGAAAATCGACCGATGTATAGTTGGAGCACGTCGTCTTCCAGTGGCGGTTCCAGCCGGGCGAGATCTCGATCACGTCAGAGGATTTGCGGCCGTCGGCCTCAAGAAACGCGGTGAACGCCTCGATCTGCCTGATGCGCAGCCAGTTGCGGGAATCGTAGCCGATCAGTCGCTTTGCAACCTGCTTGCTTCGCCGCTTCAGGGCGCCGGGTAGGCTTTCCGTCATTGTCAAATCGATCTCCTAAATCCCCGCCGCGCCCCCTTGAACATCGCAAAAGCGAACAAAATTCGACCTGGCCTTGGCAATATCGGGGCTTCGAACAGCACAAGGAAATGCCATGACCAGCGATTCCCGCGCCCACGATATCCTGTCGCGACAGGCGGAACTGGAGAGCGAGCGCAGCCGGTATGAGGCTGTCTGGGAGGCGGTGTCGGAATTCTGCGACCCCGACGCGCCCGATGTCTGGAGTGGGCGCCGGGGCGCGGAACCGCAGGCCGAGCGGCAAGAGCGGCGCGGCGCCCGTGTCTACGCCAACACCATCAACTCGGCCGCCAACCGGCTGGCTGCGGGGCTGGAAAGCCTGATCATTCCGCAGTCGGAGAAATGGCACGGGCTGTCGACCGCCGCTGTGAACGACGAGGAGAGCGACGAGGAGAAGGAATGGGCGGAAGCGCTTCGCGATTTCCTGTTTGCGCTGCGCTATTCGGCCAATTCGAATTTTGTCTCCGCCACCCAAGCTTGCCTGCGCAATGTGGTCCGCTACGGCCCGGCCTATCTCTATGCCGAAGAAGGCTTTGCGCCCGACACGCTGATCCGCTATGCCTCGATCCCGGTGGTCGAGGGTTTTCTCTCGCGCAACCGCTGGGGCCAGGTCGACATTTTTCACCGCCGCTATGAGCGCACGGCACGGCAGGCGGCGCAGCTGCTCGGCTATGACAGGCTGCCGGCGCGGATCAAGATGCTGGTCGACGACCCGGCCAAATGCGAAACCAGAATTTCGCTGATCCAGTGCATCCAGCCGCGCGACGAGCGCAAGATGTACCGGCTCTCCGGCACCTACCAGTATCTCGACACGGCGTTCGCCTCCTATCACGTCATCGAGGACGAGGAGGTCATCGTCAGGGAGAGCGGTTTCCGCTCGTTCCCGGTGTCCTGCTTCAACTGGCGCCGCCATGAGGGCGACCCCTATGGCATCTCGCCGACCATCGAGGCGCTGACCACGGTGCGCGAGGAAAACGCCGTGCGCCGCTCGGGCCTCAGGGCGCTGCAGCAGATCACCGATCCGGCGACCGCGTCGAAGGCACGGCTCGACTATGTGCCGGTGCTCAATCCCGGCGAGAATTATCCCGGCCTGATCGACGACAATGGCCGGCCGCTGATTGCGCCGATCGTTACCGGGCAGAATCCAACCCATGCGTTCAACTACGCGGAAAGCCGGGCCGAGGAGATCCGCGACATGATGTTCGTCAACCTGTTCCAGACACTGGTCCAGAACCCGCAGATGACGGCCACCGAAGCCTTGATCCGGCAGGAAGAGAAGGGCGCGCTGCTCGGGCCCTCCGGCTCGATCATCCAGGCCGGCTTTGCCGCCAATCTCGACCGCGAGCTCGCTATCCTCGAGGACAAGGGACTTTATGAGGAAGACAGCCGGTTCCTGCCGCCGGCGAGCCTCGCCGGCAAGGCAGTGCGGCCGACCTTCACCGGCCCGCTCGACGTACTGCGCCGCTCGGCCGAGGCGCGCGACACCATCCAGGTGGTGACCACGGCCATGCAGATGGCGCAGTTCGACCCCAGCGTGATGGACAATATCGACGGTGACGAGGCGCTAAAAATCGTGCAGAGCGCCGGCCGCAGCCCGCAGCGCATCTTTCGCCGCCAGGACGAGGTGGCGGGGATTCGCGACGCCAGAGCCAGGGCTCAACAAGCGCAGGCCGGCATGGCGGCGATCGCCACCGCCGGCAAGATTGCCAGGGATGCGGTGCCGGCGGCGGTCCAGGCGCGCGACAGCGGCCTGCTCGACAGTTTTGGCGGGCTGGTGCCGCAGGAGGGCGGCGCATGAGCGGCAAACGCTTCGCCCATTCGCGCCAGGCCGGCGGCCCGGCCAAGGCGCAAGATGCGCTGACCAGGGCCTATCTGAGGGTGTTCTCAGGCCAGGACGGCGAGATGGTGCTGGCCGACCTGACGGCGGCAACCGGCTATTACCGCCGCCCGTCCTACGGCGAGTGGCTGGCCAAGACCAGAACGCCGAACGGCTTCGAGCTGCACAGCGCGCTGAGCAACGCGCGCGCCGAAGTGGTGCAGCACATCATGGGGTTTTTGACGCTGGACGAAGCGGAGCTGGCGGCGCTGGAGAAGGCGGCGCGGATGGAGGGGAGGTAGGGTGTTTCCCTTCTCCCCTTGTGGGAGAAGGTGGATCGGCGCTTTAGCGCCGAGACGGATGAGGGGTGCTGGAGGAAATGAGGCGTCGGCGTTCCCTGGAACACCCCTCATCCGGCCGCTTCGCGGCCACCTTCTCCCACAAGGGGAGAAGGGGAGACCAGCGCCTGGGCTATCAATAATTGCCGCGGTAGTAGCGGTCGTCGCACGGGGCGGTGTAGATGCGGCCGTAGCGGTCCTGATAGCGGCAGAGCTGTTCGCCGCGCCGCTGTGGCGTGGTCGCGCTGCCGACGACCGCCCCCAGCAGGGCGCCGCTGGCTGCGCCGATAACCGTGCTCTTGGTGTCGCGGCCGATCGCCTGGCCGACGAGAGCGCCGCCGGCGCCGCCGACCAGAGCGCCGGTGGTCGCCCGCTGCTGGCCTTCGGTCTGCGCACATCCTGCCAGCGCGGCAGTCACAAGCAGGGCGGCAATGGCTTTGTACATGGTCATCGTCTGATACTCCTTTGAAGCCTATGAACTAATACACTGGCTGGTTTTGCCAAGTGTTTGCCAAGTGCGGTTGCATTGCGGCGGAACCGCGGCAACCGTTCGTCACGAAATGAGACATGGTTTCTTTCGTCTTGACGGTGCGTGCGCCTCCGGCGCTGAAAGATCGTACTCGAACAAGACGATAGGGTCAGGTTCTGTCGAAAAGAATCAGGCTGCGGCGGCAACGATTCCGCCGGGTCCAGCCGATCCCTCAACAATCCAATAACACGCCTGGCTGAACTGGCCAGTGCTCGTTTCCATTTGCAAACAACAAGAAGGAATCTTCTCATGACAGATCTGGCAGACGCCGGGTCCGTGGTGGCGTCGCCATCGGCGGGCAACCTTGCAGGGCCACTTGCAGGCCCACCGGCCGCCGGGGACAACGCCCCGCCGGCCGGCAACAGCTGGTTTGACGGTCTTTCCGAAGGCAACCGCAAGCTCGCTGAAACCAAGGGCTGGACCAAGCCTGAAAGCCTCGACCGGGTTCTCACATCCTATGCCGAGCTGGAACGGCAGCAGGGCGAAAGCCTGCGCATTCCCGCGGCCGACGCAGCTGCGGAAGACTGGGACAGGTTTTATGCCCGGCTGCCTGAGGCGATGCGCCCGCTGACTTCGCCCGACAAGGTCGAGTACAGGCGCCCCGACGGGCTTCCCCAGGACTTCGCCTATTCGGACGAGCTTGCCAATGCATCCAAGGGCTGGGCGGTCGAGGCCGGCGCCACGCCGAAGGTGGCGCAAGCCTATCACGACCGCTTCGTCGGCTACATGGCCGAGCAGGCCAAGGCGCAGCAGATCGCCGTTGCCCGTTCGGTCGAGGCCACTCACGACGATTTGGTCCGGGATTGGGGACCGACTGACAGCGACGGCTTTCGCCAGCGACTGGAAGTCGCCAACCGGGCGATGAAGAAGCTCGGCCTGGTCGATGCCTATAAGGCGAAGGGCATCCTTCTGCCTGACGGCGCCTTGACCGATCCGCAGATCGCCAAGGCGTTCCACGCGGTCGGCGAGGCGATGTTCCGGGAAGACACGATCGACGGCGGCGCAGCCCTGAGCGGAGGCAATCCGTTCAAGCGCAACGCCGCCGGCGAACGCAACCTGACCGATATCTCGGCGCTCGTCAGAGGCGACCCCGTCCGCGCCCGGCGGCTGGCACGCGAGGCCGGCGAGAACCCGGATCTGTGGATACCGAATAACCCTCTTTGAAATAGGGCAACCGCATCCGAAGCCCCCTCATCCGGCCGCTTCGCGGCCACCTTCTCCCCGAGGGGAGAAGAGGCTGGCACCGGCGCTGGCGACCTCCTCTCCCCTCGGGGAGAGGGTGGCCGCAGCGAAACGGAGGCCGGGTGAAGGGGCGCCACCGCCAATCACAACCCCTGAAGGAAGAAAAAAATTGCAGACGCCTATACCCGCATCGCGGACGCGATCGTTCCGTCCGTCTATGCACAATACTCGTTCGAGGAGCACGTCCAGTCGCTCGAGATCTACCAGGCCGGGATCCTGTTTTCCGACCCGGCCATCGCCTCGAAGCTGTCCATGGGCGGGCGTTCCGTCGACATGCCAGGCTGGAAGGATCTCGGCAACGATCCGTCCGAGCCGGTCAACGACGATCCGGCCGACTCGATTGAGATGAAGAAGATCGGCGCACGCCGCGAGGTCGCCGCCCGCAATGTCCGCGCCCAGGCGTGGGGCATTCCGGACCTGACCTCGATCCTGGCCGGCGACGACCCGCAGAAGCTGATCGTGCGCCGCCAGACCGACTACTGGCAGCGCGCCAACAAGCTGACGCTGCTCGGCATCCTGAATGGGGTGCTGGCCGACAACGTCGCCAACGATGCCGGCGACCTCGTCCGCATCACCGGCGCCTCCATCGTCGACACCGACATCATCGAGGCCGCCTATCTGATGGGCGACCGCGCCGACAAGTTCAAGACGATCTGGATGCACTCCAAGCAGATGAAGGCGTTGAAGCTCGCCGACCTCATCGACTATGTGCCGCCTTCCGAGCAGGGCGGGCCGCTGATCCCCTATTATATGGGGCTGCGGGCCGTCATCGACGACGACATCCCGGTCGCGGCGGGCGTCTACACGGCGTTCATGTTCAAGGACAAGGCAATCCTGTGGAATGAGCTGCCGGTCAATAGCGAGGGCGGCCCGCTGGAGTTCGACCGCAAGCCGCGCCAGGGCCATGGCGGCGGCGTCACCGAAATGGTCGCCCGCCGGCATTTTGTCGCGCATGTGCCCGGCACCCGCTTCCTCGACGCCTCGACCGCCGGCGAATTCGCCACCGATGCCGAGCTGGCGCTGGCGGCGAACTGGGACCGCACGGCGTCGAGCGTCAAGCACATGACGTT is part of the Mesorhizobium sp. L-2-11 genome and harbors:
- a CDS encoding Coat protein, with protein sequence MGGRSVDMPGWKDLGNDPSEPVNDDPADSIEMKKIGARREVAARNVRAQAWGIPDLTSILAGDDPQKLIVRRQTDYWQRANKLTLLGILNGVLADNVANDAGDLVRITGASIVDTDIIEAAYLMGDRADKFKTIWMHSKQMKALKLADLIDYVPPSEQGGPLIPYYMGLRAVIDDDIPVAAGVYTAFMFKDKAILWNELPVNSEGGPLEFDRKPRQGHGGGVTEMVARRHFVAHVPGTRFLDASTAGEFATDAELALAANWDRTASSVKHMTFIALKTTEA
- a CDS encoding Bbp19 family protein; the protein is MSGKRFAHSRQAGGPAKAQDALTRAYLRVFSGQDGEMVLADLTAATGYYRRPSYGEWLAKTRTPNGFELHSALSNARAEVVQHIMGFLTLDEAELAALEKAARMEGR
- a CDS encoding YMGG-like glycine zipper-containing protein yields the protein MTMYKAIAALLVTAALAGCAQTEGQQRATTGALVGGAGGALVGQAIGRDTKSTVIGAASGALLGAVVGSATTPQRRGEQLCRYQDRYGRIYTAPCDDRYYRGNY
- a CDS encoding portal protein; the encoded protein is MTSDSRAHDILSRQAELESERSRYEAVWEAVSEFCDPDAPDVWSGRRGAEPQAERQERRGARVYANTINSAANRLAAGLESLIIPQSEKWHGLSTAAVNDEESDEEKEWAEALRDFLFALRYSANSNFVSATQACLRNVVRYGPAYLYAEEGFAPDTLIRYASIPVVEGFLSRNRWGQVDIFHRRYERTARQAAQLLGYDRLPARIKMLVDDPAKCETRISLIQCIQPRDERKMYRLSGTYQYLDTAFASYHVIEDEEVIVRESGFRSFPVSCFNWRRHEGDPYGISPTIEALTTVREENAVRRSGLRALQQITDPATASKARLDYVPVLNPGENYPGLIDDNGRPLIAPIVTGQNPTHAFNYAESRAEEIRDMMFVNLFQTLVQNPQMTATEALIRQEEKGALLGPSGSIIQAGFAANLDRELAILEDKGLYEEDSRFLPPASLAGKAVRPTFTGPLDVLRRSAEARDTIQVVTTAMQMAQFDPSVMDNIDGDEALKIVQSAGRSPQRIFRRQDEVAGIRDARARAQQAQAGMAAIATAGKIARDAVPAAVQARDSGLLDSFGGLVPQEGGA
- a CDS encoding methyltransferase domain-containing protein, which gives rise to MTESLPGALKRRSKQVAKRLIGYDSRNWLRIRQIEAFTAFLEADGRKSSDVIEISPGWNRHWKTTCSNYTSVDFPDFDICKDRTDRQYSVVIADQVLEHVQRPFAAAQNIHAITRPGGWAMVATPFLFRVHARPHDYNRWTPAGLRQVMVEGGFPESAIEVFGWGNRACAKAHIGGPVRAYGLWRDLSNDEEYPLMVWAFARKM